A single genomic interval of Babylonia areolata isolate BAREFJ2019XMU chromosome 26, ASM4173473v1, whole genome shotgun sequence harbors:
- the LOC143300731 gene encoding uncharacterized protein LOC143300731, translating into MPSLCNSTLSSSPDMHEFKYWSSFSEKPFCCGDRLQVYKGKLNGRGPRGGDFSAVKVFADQPGTESRCCREVAKARTASEWLARFLARGQYRQQRVKVAQLQMAPLDQVSLLNLFFSHNRRRPSSGEWILLEEMVNERGALVQFVDRHGRMYRDRAGSGSGPGGARLLSGSPSFPRCRLNTRELLEAFVHFSHHASRGQLVICGLEGQEDDMGRVVLKTPVVHSRDASYGETDLGPSGIQEVMSRHVCNRHCRQVLGLQRSLSAWGDCSPLFPRQRRIPSAPFEEQDLPALPRCSPPSAPPYRLGELGLDVEHLPQDVFHPPSSDLDELGLFFHLELTKGVPDEPPPPYTEYIQHLM; encoded by the exons ATGCCCAGTCTGTGCAACTCCACGCTCTCCTCCTCCCCAGACATGCACGAGTTCAAGTACTGGTCCAGCTTCTCCGAAAAGCCCTTCTGCTGCGGAGACCGGCTGCAGGTGTACAAGGGCAAGCTGAACGGCAGGGGGCCGAGGGGAGGCGACTTCTCTGCTGTCAAG GTGTTCGCTGACCAGCCGGGCACGGAGAGCCGGTGCTGCAGGGAGGTGGCCAAGGCCCGCACGGCCTCCGAATGGCTGGCCCGATTCCTGGCGCGCGGCCAGTACCGCCAGCAGCGCGTGAAGGTGGCCCAGCTGCAGATGGCGCCCCTGGACCAGGTGTCGCTGCTCAACTTGTTCTTCTCCCACAACAGGCGGCGGCCCAGCTCTGGGGAGTGGATCCTGCTGGAGGAGATGGTGAACGAGCGGGGCGCCCTGGTCCAGTTCGTGGACCGGCACGGCAGGATGTACCGGGACAGGGCGGGGTCGGGGTCTGGCCCTGGTGGGGCCAGGCTGCTGTCCGGCTCCCCATCCTTCCCCAGGTGCAGGCTCAACACCAGGGAGCTCCTGGAGGCCTTCGTCCACTTCTCGCACCACGCCAGCCGGGGCCAGCTCGTCATCTGCGGCCTGGAGGGGCAGGAGGACGACATGGGGCGGGTGGTCCTCAAGACGCCTGTCGTCCATTCCCGGGACGCGTCCTACGGGGAAACGGACCTGGGCCCGTCGGGCATCCAGGAGGTGATGTCTCGCCACGTGTGCAACCGTCACTGCCGGCAGGTGCTGGGCCTGCAGAGGTCCCTGTCGGCATGGGGCGACTGCTCGCCGCTCTTCCCCAGGCAGCGCCGCATCCCCTCCGCGCCCTTTGAGGAGCAGGACCTGCCCGCCTTGCCCAGGTGCTCCCCGCCGTCCGCGCCGCCCTACCGCCTTGGGGAGCTGGGGCTGGACGTGGAGCACCTGCCCCAAGATGTCTTCCACCCCCCGAGCTCAGACCTGGACGAGCTGGGGCTCTTCTTCCACCTGGAGCTGACCAAGGGCGTGCCTGACGAGCCCCCTCCGCCCTACACCGAGTACATCCAGCACCTCATGTAG